The Mycolicibacterium flavescens genomic interval GACCAACTGCCCCTTCCCGGTGCGGCCCCGCGCCACCAACGCGGCGCAGACCCCGGCGGCCAGCGTCATCCCCGCCGCGTGGTCGCCCATGCCGCCGCGTTGGAACGGCGGGGTCTGGCCGGGACGGGTCAGCAGGTGCGCCAGGCCCGCTCGCGCCCAGAACGCGGCGACGTCGTAGGCCGCCCGGTCCGCGTCCGGCCCGTTCTCGCCGTAGCCGGCGATCAACCCGTAGACAAGTTGCGGATTGTGCGCGGCGAGAGCCGCGAAGTCCAGTCCCATGCGCGCGAGCGCGCCGGGCCGGACATTGGTCACGAAAACGTCTGCGCCCTCGATCAATTCGCGGGCCGTAGCGCGGCCGTCGGCGGTCGTCATGTCGAGCACGATGCTGCGCTTACCGCGGTTGTCCATCTCGAACGGCGGGCTCACGTCGCCGTCGACACCGAGCATCTTGCCGAACAACCGCGCCGGATCGCCGGTCGGCGGTTCGATCTTGACGACGTCGGCGCCCCAATCGGCGAGTATCCCGGCAGCCGCCGGCCCGGCGACCCACACGCCGAGTTCGACCACCCGTACTCCCTCGAGCGGACCCGCCATCGACACCTTCTTTACATGTATTCCCGAATTTGTAAACTAGCGTGGTGAAGCACGCTGCGCCGGTGCTCGGCCTGGCCGCACATGTGGGCCGCGGGATACAACGTATCGCCACCGACGCCGCGTTCGGCCGTCTCCGCCCACTTCCGCGGTCCGTGTCCGAACTGGACGCGCCCGCCATGTCGCGGATCATCGGCCGCCCTGTGGCCGCGGTGTCGGTGCTGGGCGGCGACGCCGGCACCTCGTCGCGCGCACGCCTCGCCCTGAGCGGCGACGACGTCCCGCCGACTGTGTTCGTCAAGCTGGCGGCCGAGACCGTCGCCACCCGCCTGATGGGCGAGATGGGGCGGCTGGGCGCGACCGAAACCCGCTTCTACCGCGAACTGTCCCCGCGGCTCACCGGCGTCCCGACGTGTCACGGCTCGGCGTTCGACTCGGTGACGGGTCGCTACCTTCTCGTGCTGGAGGATCTGTCGGCCGACGAATGCGAGTTTCCCGACACCTTGCATCCGATCAGCGCCGACCGGACCGGCAAGATCGTAGAGCTGCTCGCCAGGCTGCACGCGACCTTCTGGAACCGGGTGCCCGACTGGCTCTACACCGCATCGGGCGATACCGCGTCCTTGCTCACCGGACCGCTGCTGAAGATGTCGGCGCGCCGCATTGCCGAGCGCACCGATATCGCGGTCGGCGCCGGCCGCTTCATCGACGAGAACTACCGTGCCGTGGCCCGGCTCATCGACGAGCCGCCCCACACCGTGATGCACGGCGACGCGCATCCGGGCAACGTGTACTTCCGCAACGGCGAGGCCGGGCTACTGGACTGGCAAGCCGTCCGGCGAGGGCATCCCAACCGTGAGCTGGCGTACACGCTGGTCACCAGCATGACGCCCGCCGATCGCCAGGCGCATCAACGCGACCTGCTCGACGTCTACCGCCAAGCGCTCACCGCATGCGGCGGACCGGAGTTGGACCGCGACGAGCTGTGGGAGCGGTACCGCCAGGGCGCCCTGTATGCCTACGTCGCCGCGCTGATCACCGCCGGGATGGGAGGCATGCAGGCCGAGGGCATCGCCCTGGAGGGCCTGCGCCGCGGCATCGCGGCGCTAGAAGATCTCGACACTGTCGCCGTACTCCAGAAGTCGATGTGAAGAACGATCTAGGCTTGCCCCGTGAACGAAGCGCTGCGCGACGCACTCGGACCCGAGGACATCTCGACGCGGCACCGGATTCTCGTCGCGACCTCGGAGGTCCTGGCCCGAAGCGGTCAGACCAAGCTCAGCCTCTCGGAGGTCGCGCTGCAGGCCGGCGTGTCCCGCCCGACGCTCTACCGCTGGTTCGCCTCCAAAGGTGAACTGCTCGACGCGTTCGGCATCTTCGAGCGCGACCTGTTCGACAACGGCATCAGCAAGGCGACGGCCGGCCTGCGGGGCACCGAGAAGCTCGACGCCGCGCTCCAGTTCATCGTCGAATACCAGCACTCGTACTCCGGTGTTCGCGTGGTCGACATCGAACCCGAGGTCGTCATCCCGCAGCTCACGAAGATCATCCCGGTCATGCGGGCGCGGCTGCAGAAACTGCTGAGCGGCCCGAACGCAGCGGTCAAGGCGGCCACCGCAATTCGCGTGGCCATCTCGCACTACATCGTCCGCAGTGACGACGACGACCAGTTCCTGGCACAACTGCGGCACGCCACCGGGATCAAGCCACAGGGTTAGCCGTCCGGCTCTCGCGAAAAGCTGACACTCGCGCAAAAATTTGTAAAGCTGTCCGCATGACCCAGGTTGAGACTGACACCGGCGTGCTGGCCGGCGACGAGCGGATGTTGATCGACGGCGAAATGCTGACCACGGCCAGTGGCGCGACGTTCGATGTCATCCACCCCGCCAGTGAACAGGTCGCAGGCCGGGCGACCGACGGCACCGTCGAGGACATGGCCCGCGCGGTCGGCGCGGCGCGCCGCGCCTTCGACGAAACAGACTGGTCGCGTGATCTGGACTTCCGCTACCACTGCCTGACGCAGCTGCACGAGGCCTTCGAACGCAACAAGGAACGGCTGCGCCGGATCCTGATCACCGAGGTCGGCTGCCCGGTGTCGGTGAGCGGCAGCCAGATCGAGAGCCCGATCGACGAAGTCAAGCACTGGGCCGAGCACGGGAAGAACTTCGACTACCTGGTCGACAACGGTGTGCACGAGACACCGTTGGGGCCGGCCCGCCGCAAGATCCACTACGAGCCGGTCGGTGTAGTCGGCGCGATCACCCCGTGGAACGTGCCGTTCTACCTCAACGTCGCCGAGACCGTGCCCGCGCTGATGGCCGGTAACACCGTCGTCCTCAAACCCGCGCAGCTGACGCCGTGGTCGGGCAGCGAGTACGGCCGCATCGTCGCTGAGGAGACCGACATCCCGGCCGGCGTGTTCAACGTGGTGGTGTCCAACGCCAACGAGGTCGGCGCCGCGCTGTCGGCCGATCCGAGGGTCGACATGATCACGTTCACCGGATCGACGGCCACCGGGCGGGCCATCCTGGCCGCAGGCGCGCCGACGGTGAAGAAGACGCTGCTCGAGTTGGGCGGCAAGTCGGCCCACATCGTGCTCGACGATGCCGACTTCAACTCGGCGTTGTCGATGGCGGCGATGATGGCGTGCGTGATGAGCGGGCAGTCCTGCATCCTGCCGAGCCGGATCCTGTTGCCGCGCAGTCGCTACGACGAGGGCATCGAGATCCTCAAGACGATGATGGAGGGCTTCCCGGTCGGCGACCCGTGGACACCGGGCAACATGCAGGGCCCGCAGATCAGCGAGACCCAGCGCCAGAAGGTGCTTGGCCTGATCAAGAGCGGTATCGACTCCGGTGCGCGGCTGGTCACCGGCGGCGGAATCCCGGAGAACCTGCCGACCGGCTACTACACCCAGCCGACGCTGTTGGCCGATGTCGACCCGAATTCCGAAGTGGCTCAGGAAGAGATCTTCGGCCCTGTGCTGACGGTCACCCCGTACGACACCGACGACGAGGCGGTCGCGATCGCCAACAACACGATCTACGGGCTCTCCGGTGAGGTGTCCGGCGCCGACCTCGATCGCGCGTTCGCGGTGGCCTGCCGCATGCGCACCGGCAACGTGACGATCAACAGCAAGAGCCACTTCGGCATCAACAGCCCGTTCGGCGGCACCAAACAGTCCGGGCTGGGTTACCGCAACGGCGAAGAGGGCTACAAGGAATACCTGGAAGCCAAGACCATCGGCATGCCCGACACGGTCGAACCGTGAATCAGGCAACGATGGACGATCGGCGGATCCGCGACGAACTCGACATCGCCGCACTGCTGCACCGCTACGCCCGCGCAGTCGACACCAAGGACTGGGAACTGTACCGCTCGGTGTTCACCGACGACGCCCACATCGACTACTCGTCGGCGGGGGCCGTGGTCGGAAGCCGCGACGAGGTGGTGGACTGGTTCGCGGCGAACTTCGGGGTGATCGCGTGGAGTTTGCACCACATCACCAACATCGAGGCCGACATCGGCACCGGGCCCGAGGGTGACACCGCACGGGTCAGGGCGATGTTCTACAACCCGATGCAGTTGCCCGGCATGACCGAGCCCAGCTTCTGCGGCGGGTACTACCACCACGAACTCGTGCGCACCCCCGACGGTTGGCGCAGCCGTCGGCTGGTCGAGGAGAACGTCTGGTTCACCAATCCCCCCGCTCAGTAACGCCCAGACCGACGTTTTGGCGGAAAAGTCCGAGCGAAACCCGCCATTACGTCGGTCTCGACGGGAAGAACTCAGCTCTGGGCCGCCAACTGCCCACAGGCGGCGGCGATTTCGCGCCCTCGCGTGTCGCGCACAGTGCAGGACACGCCGCGCTCGCGGACCCGCCGGACGAATTCGCGTTCGGCCGGTTTGGGGCTGGCATCCCACTCGCTGCCCGGCGTCGGGTTCAGCGGGATGACGTTGACATGCGCGAGCGGGCCGAGCACGCCGTGCAGCCGCTTGCCCAAAAGGTCTGCCCGCCAAGGCTGGTCGTTCACATCGCGGATCAACGCGTACTCGATTGACACGCGGCGGCCGGTCACGTCGGCGTAGTAGCGCGCAGCGTCGAGCGCCTCGGACACCTTCCACCGGTTGTTCACCGGCACGAGGGTGTCGCGCAGTTCGTCGTCCGGGGCGTGCAGCGACAACGCCAGCGTGACTCCGAGCCGTTCGTCGGCGAGCTTGCGGATGGCGGGCGCTAAGCCGACCGTCGACACCGTGACCGACCGGGCCGAGATCCCGAAACCGTTGGGGGCCGGGTCGACGATCCGTCGCACCGCGGCCAGCACCCGGTTGTAGTTGGCAAGTGGCTCCCCCATGCCCATGAACACGATGTTGGACAGCCGCCCGCCTCGCGCCACAGGTGTGATTCCGTCGCCGTCGCGGTCACGCAGTTCCACCGCGGCCGCCCGTACCTGTTCGAGGATCTCCGCCGTCGACAGGTTGCGCTTGAGCCCGCCCTGGCCCGTCGCGCAGAACGGGCAGGCCATCCCACATCCGGCCTGCGACGAGATGCAGACCGTGTTGCGTTGCGGGTAGCGCATCAGCACCGACTCGAACGTGGTGCCGTCGACCGCGCGCCACAGCATCTTGCGCGTCTCACCCGCATCGGTCTCGATCTCGCGCACCGCATCGAGAAGCGTGGGGAACAGCGCGCCCGCCACCTGGTCGCGCACACCCGCGGGCAGGTCGGTCATCTGGTGGGGGTCGGCGATCAGCCTGCCGTAGTACTGGTTGGCCAGCTGTTTGGCACGAAACGCCGGCAGCCCGAGTTCAGCGACGGCCGCGGCACGACCCGCGTCGTCGAGGTCGGCGAAATGCCGCGGCGGCATGGCGCGGCGCGGCGGGTCGAAGACGAGAGGTAGCGAAGTGGGCATGAGCTGCGACCAGTATCCCACTTCTGACGTCGGATAAATCCAAGCGCCGCGCGCGGTCGTCACATCCGCGCCGAGGCCCGGCCGGCCGAGCGGGCAAGCCTCAGATCAGGGCGTGCCGGTGCTCCTCCCGTGGTTCACCGGCGACGGTGGCGAAGGCGTCCAACGCCACTACCAGCGTTTCACGTTGGGCCGCGGGCATCTCCCGCAGGATCCGACGGATCGCGATGCGGCGGTGATGGATGACGCGATCGATCAGCACCTGCCCGTCGGAGGTGAGCGTCAACGCGATGTTGCGCCGGTCGGCGGGATCGTCCCTGCGGTCGACCATTCCGATCTTGAGCAGCCGATCACAGATTCGGCTGGCGTTTGACGCGCTGACCTGCAGACCCGCCGCCACCGCGGCGAGATTGACGGCGCCGCGGGTCGCGATCATCATCATCACCCGCAGCTGAGGCACGGTCACCACGTCGTCGACGGTCGAGATCGACGCTGCGGTGATAGCGACCAGAGCCCGTGACGCCCTCATCACCGACTCCACCTGCTCGTTGGTCACACCAGCGCCGCGACCGGCCATGTCCACCTCATTCCAGGTTCAAGAATATTTATCAAACCGCAATTATTCGCTGTTTGCAATTACTGCTCAACGGCAAGTCTCAACCGTATGCAGGCATTGACCGTTCAGCCTGGAAAGGCGGACACACTTGCCGTGGACGATGTCGACGAACCCACCCCAGGCTCGGACGAACTACTGGTCGACGGCCTGGCCATCGGTGTGTGCGGGACCGACAAGGAGATTGCGGCCGGACGGTACGGCTGGGCCCCGCCTGGTCGGGACAAGTTGATCATCGGACATGAGTCCCTCGGCCGGGTGGCGACCGCCCCGCCCGGCGCGTCGTTCACCCCCGGCGACCTGGTGGTCGGCGTGGTGCGCAGGCCCGACCCAATGCCGTGCCGGGCCTGCGCCCATGGCGAATTCGACATGTGCCGCAATGGTCGCTACACCGAACGCGGGATCAAGGCGATCGACGGTTACGGCAGCCAAAGATGGTGCGTCAAAACTGATTACGCGATGCGCATCGACGAGGGCCTGCGAGACGTCGGAATGCTTATGGAGCCCACCACGGTGGTGGCCAAAGCGTGGGAGCAGGTTCGGCGGGTGGGCCAGCGGGCCTACTTCGAACCCGAACGGGCGCTGATCACCGGCGCCGGTCCGATCGGGCTGCTGGCAGCCCTGCTGTCTGTGCAGTCCGGCCTTGACACCCATATCCTCGACCGCGTCACCGACGGACCCAAACCCGGGATCGCCGCGGCACTGGGCGCGACGTATCACCACGACGACATCGACGACGTCGCATCCCGGCTGCAGCCGGACGTGGTGATCGAGGCGACCGGAGCCGGACCGGTCGTCTTCGGCGCCATCGCCAACACCTCGACATACGGCATCGTCTGCCTGACCGGAGTCTCACCGGCCGGACGAAGCCTCAAGATCGACGCGGGTGCCGTCAACCGCGAGTTGGTGCTCGAAAACGATGCGGTCATCGGATCGGTCAACGCCAACCTGCGCCACTATCGGCAGGCCGCCGAGGCGTTGGCCAAAACCGATAAGGATTGGCTGGCCAGCCTGATCACCCGGCGAGTGCCGCTGCACCGCGCCGCCGACGCCTTCACCGCCCGACCCGACGACGTGAAGGTGGTCATCACCCTCGACGACGCGAGCTGACATGGCCGCGATCGAGGACTACGCGCTGATCGGGGATCTGCAAACCGCAGCCCTGGTGGATCGCAGCGGAGCCATCGACTGGTTGTGTCTGCCACACTTCGACTCGCCGGCCTGCTTTGCGGCGCTGCTCGGCGGGGCCGAGGCGGGTACCTGGCTGATGGCGCCGGCGGGCGGCGAGGCGGCGACGCGCCGGCGCTACCGCGACGACGCGTTGATCCTCGAAACCGAATGGGACACCGGGGACGGAACTGTCCGGCTCATCGATTTCATGCCACCGCGCGGCGTGGCCGCCGACGTCGTCCGCATCGTCGAGGGCGTGCGCGGCACGGTCTCGATGGCGATGTCGCTGTGCCTACGCTTCGACTACGGCCACGTCGTACCCTGGGTGCGCCGCAGCGACGGCGGGCTGTCGGCGATCGCCGGCCCGGACGCGGTGTGGTTGCGCACGCCCGTCGACACGCACGGTCGCGAGCTCACCACCGTGGCGGAGTTCACCGTCACCGAGGGCCGGCGCATACCGTTCGTCCTGACGTATCAGCTCTCTCATCTGGCCGCACCCCCGCCCGTCGACGCCGAGCAGGCGCTGTCGGAGACCGAACGCTGGTGGAGCGCATGGGTGGCCCAATGCAACTACACCGGATCGTGGCAACCGGAGGTGCGTCGGGCGTTGATGTTGCTCAAGGCCCTGACTTTCGCTCCCACCGGCGGCATCCTCGCCGCCGCCACCACGTCATTGCCCGAGCAACTCGGTGGGCCGCGCAACTGGGATTACCGCTACTGCTGGCTACGCGACGCCACCTTCACCCTGCAGGCGCTGCTCGGCACCGGATTTGTTGACGAGGCGCGGGCCTGGAGGGAATGGTTGGTGCGCGCGGTGGCCGGCGACCCCGCCGATCTGCAGATCATGTACGGCGCCGACGGGCGGCGGCGGCTACCCGAGTTCGAACTCCCCTGGCTGGCCGGTTACGAGAACTCGAACCCGGTGCGGATCGGCAACGCCGCCGCGGCCCAATTCCAACTCGACGTGTGGGGCGAGGTGCTCGACGGTCTGCACCTGGCCAGGGACAGCGGGCTGCCGACCGACGACATCGCCTGGGACGTCCAGCGCGCACTTCTCGACTTTCTCGAGGGCGATTGGCAACGGTGCGACTACAGCCTCTGGGAGATTCGCGGGCCCGCAAGGCATTTCGTGCATTCGAAGGTCATGGCATGGGCCGGGGTCGATCGTGCGGTACGCACCGTCGAGAACCATCAGCT includes:
- a CDS encoding aldehyde dehydrogenase, with the protein product MTQVETDTGVLAGDERMLIDGEMLTTASGATFDVIHPASEQVAGRATDGTVEDMARAVGAARRAFDETDWSRDLDFRYHCLTQLHEAFERNKERLRRILITEVGCPVSVSGSQIESPIDEVKHWAEHGKNFDYLVDNGVHETPLGPARRKIHYEPVGVVGAITPWNVPFYLNVAETVPALMAGNTVVLKPAQLTPWSGSEYGRIVAEETDIPAGVFNVVVSNANEVGAALSADPRVDMITFTGSTATGRAILAAGAPTVKKTLLELGGKSAHIVLDDADFNSALSMAAMMACVMSGQSCILPSRILLPRSRYDEGIEILKTMMEGFPVGDPWTPGNMQGPQISETQRQKVLGLIKSGIDSGARLVTGGGIPENLPTGYYTQPTLLADVDPNSEVAQEEIFGPVLTVTPYDTDDEAVAIANNTIYGLSGEVSGADLDRAFAVACRMRTGNVTINSKSHFGINSPFGGTKQSGLGYRNGEEGYKEYLEAKTIGMPDTVEP
- a CDS encoding transcriptional regulator, which encodes MAGRGAGVTNEQVESVMRASRALVAITAASISTVDDVVTVPQLRVMMMIATRGAVNLAAVAAGLQVSASNASRICDRLLKIGMVDRRDDPADRRNIALTLTSDGQVLIDRVIHHRRIAIRRILREMPAAQRETLVVALDAFATVAGEPREEHRHALI
- a CDS encoding transcriptional regulator yields the protein MNEALRDALGPEDISTRHRILVATSEVLARSGQTKLSLSEVALQAGVSRPTLYRWFASKGELLDAFGIFERDLFDNGISKATAGLRGTEKLDAALQFIVEYQHSYSGVRVVDIEPEVVIPQLTKIIPVMRARLQKLLSGPNAAVKAATAIRVAISHYIVRSDDDDQFLAQLRHATGIKPQG
- a CDS encoding glycosyl hydrolase, glucoamylase translates to MAAIEDYALIGDLQTAALVDRSGAIDWLCLPHFDSPACFAALLGGAEAGTWLMAPAGGEAATRRRYRDDALILETEWDTGDGTVRLIDFMPPRGVAADVVRIVEGVRGTVSMAMSLCLRFDYGHVVPWVRRSDGGLSAIAGPDAVWLRTPVDTHGRELTTVAEFTVTEGRRIPFVLTYQLSHLAAPPPVDAEQALSETERWWSAWVAQCNYTGSWQPEVRRALMLLKALTFAPTGGILAAATTSLPEQLGGPRNWDYRYCWLRDATFTLQALLGTGFVDEARAWREWLVRAVAGDPADLQIMYGADGRRRLPEFELPWLAGYENSNPVRIGNAAAAQFQLDVWGEVLDGLHLARDSGLPTDDIAWDVQRALLDFLEGDWQRCDYSLWEIRGPARHFVHSKVMAWAGVDRAVRTVENHQLEGPLSRWRALRDEIHADVCEHGYNPHRRSFTQSYGSDHLDAALLLLPRVGFLPYDDPRIVGTVVAVQKELCCDGLLLRYLPERSDDGLPGREGSFLACSFWLVDALCGIGRSDEATALFERLLGLRNDVGLLSEEYDPKAGRQLGNTPQAFSLVGLINSARQLSGHHTMTSGHHRQQHPHSTARQ
- the frc_11 gene encoding putative acyl-CoA transferase/carnitine dehydratase, which encodes MAGPLEGVRVVELGVWVAGPAAAGILADWGADVVKIEPPTGDPARLFGKMLGVDGDVSPPFEMDNRGKRSIVLDMTTADGRATARELIEGADVFVTNVRPGALARMGLDFAALAAHNPQLVYGLIAGYGENGPDADRAAYDVAAFWARAGLAHLLTRPGQTPPFQRGGMGDHAAGMTLAAGVCAALVARGRTGKGQLVSTSLYRQGAYTVSFDLNTFLLTGNSIAIGQRETMGNPCMNNYAAGDGRRFWIVGLEAGRHWPPLCRAVGRPQWLTDPRFDTPRARAVNAVELVAELDEIFASKTLAEWGEVFAAEPDFFWSPINSLEDIVADEQFHAAGGIVYVPDGEGAAPMVASPADFSGTPWEPRWAAPRLGQHTDEIVAELKTSGA
- the rlmN gene encoding 2-vinyl bacteriochlorophyllide hydratase; protein product: MPTSLPLVFDPPRRAMPPRHFADLDDAGRAAAVAELGLPAFRAKQLANQYYGRLIADPHQMTDLPAGVRDQVAGALFPTLLDAVREIETDAGETRKMLWRAVDGTTFESVLMRYPQRNTVCISSQAGCGMACPFCATGQGGLKRNLSTAEILEQVRAAAVELRDRDGDGITPVARGGRLSNIVFMGMGEPLANYNRVLAAVRRIVDPAPNGFGISARSVTVSTVGLAPAIRKLADERLGVTLALSLHAPDDELRDTLVPVNNRWKVSEALDAARYYADVTGRRVSIEYALIRDVNDQPWRADLLGKRLHGVLGPLAHVNVIPLNPTPGSEWDASPKPAEREFVRRVRERGVSCTVRDTRGREIAAACGQLAAQS
- the tdh_2 gene encoding theronine dehydrogenase-like Zn-dependent dehydrogenase translates to MQALTVQPGKADTLAVDDVDEPTPGSDELLVDGLAIGVCGTDKEIAAGRYGWAPPGRDKLIIGHESLGRVATAPPGASFTPGDLVVGVVRRPDPMPCRACAHGEFDMCRNGRYTERGIKAIDGYGSQRWCVKTDYAMRIDEGLRDVGMLMEPTTVVAKAWEQVRRVGQRAYFEPERALITGAGPIGLLAALLSVQSGLDTHILDRVTDGPKPGIAAALGATYHHDDIDDVASRLQPDVVIEATGAGPVVFGAIANTSTYGIVCLTGVSPAGRSLKIDAGAVNRELVLENDAVIGSVNANLRHYRQAAEALAKTDKDWLASLITRRVPLHRAADAFTARPDDVKVVITLDDAS
- a CDS encoding SnoaL-like polyketide cyclase → MDDRRIRDELDIAALLHRYARAVDTKDWELYRSVFTDDAHIDYSSAGAVVGSRDEVVDWFAANFGVIAWSLHHITNIEADIGTGPEGDTARVRAMFYNPMQLPGMTEPSFCGGYYHHELVRTPDGWRSRRLVEENVWFTNPPAQ
- a CDS encoding aminoglycoside phosphotransferase produces the protein MVKHAAPVLGLAAHVGRGIQRIATDAAFGRLRPLPRSVSELDAPAMSRIIGRPVAAVSVLGGDAGTSSRARLALSGDDVPPTVFVKLAAETVATRLMGEMGRLGATETRFYRELSPRLTGVPTCHGSAFDSVTGRYLLVLEDLSADECEFPDTLHPISADRTGKIVELLARLHATFWNRVPDWLYTASGDTASLLTGPLLKMSARRIAERTDIAVGAGRFIDENYRAVARLIDEPPHTVMHGDAHPGNVYFRNGEAGLLDWQAVRRGHPNRELAYTLVTSMTPADRQAHQRDLLDVYRQALTACGGPELDRDELWERYRQGALYAYVAALITAGMGGMQAEGIALEGLRRGIAALEDLDTVAVLQKSM